A DNA window from Rossellomorea marisflavi contains the following coding sequences:
- a CDS encoding VOC family protein → MIKGLYEAHLPVRSVDRSISFYEGLGLELSHRAGDGLAFMWIEKERSLLGLWDTDCVEHDYHPSIRHLAFQVTLDELKKSVAWLIERGCRPRRAFGFEPVEPFVMAHHGMAHAKIHFDDPDGNSLELICPLENPGNVEGRMYLSEWIAEN, encoded by the coding sequence ATGATCAAAGGATTATATGAAGCCCATCTTCCCGTCAGGAGCGTAGATCGTTCCATCTCATTCTACGAGGGGCTCGGGTTGGAGCTGTCCCACCGCGCAGGGGACGGGCTTGCGTTCATGTGGATTGAGAAAGAAAGAAGCTTGCTGGGGCTATGGGATACGGATTGCGTGGAGCATGATTATCACCCGTCCATCCGGCACCTTGCATTTCAAGTGACCCTTGACGAGCTAAAAAAATCGGTCGCATGGCTCATCGAACGGGGATGTCGCCCACGGCGGGCGTTCGGCTTTGAGCCGGTGGAGCCCTTCGTGATGGCGCATCATGGGATGGCCCATGCGAAAATCCATTTCGATGATCCGGACGGAAACAGCCTGGAGCTGATTTGTCCGCTGGAGAATCCGGGGAATGTGGAGGGGCGGATGTATTTGAGTGAGTGGATAGCAGAAAACTAG
- the carB gene encoding carbamoyl-phosphate synthase (glutamine-hydrolyzing) large subunit yields the protein MYGNPKKILVIGSGPIVIGQAAEFDYSGTQACQALKEEGYHVLLVNSNPATIMTDKTTADEIYMEPLTVEYVKTIIIKEKPQALLATLGGQTALNIAYELDQENFLQDHQVTLLGVTAETIRKGEDRLLFKELMLDIHEPVPESRIVTSIKEAKEVASEFDFPLIVRPAYTLGGTGGGICHNLEELESVTGNGLSLSPIGQCLVERSIKGFKEVEMEVMRDSYGQAVIVCHMENLDPVGVHTGDSIVVSPCQTLSDKDYQMLRTSALKIISHLSIVGGCNIQFALHPNTKQYYIIEVNPRVSRSSALASKATGYPIAKIAAKLAVGKGLHEIQNPITKTTYACYEPVLDYAVVKIPVFPSEKFGLEPDQLGTQMKATGEVMAIGRTFEEALMKGIRSVSRKYEQYWLGQVDWEEGNLTRLSSPDHHRIFLIAEAFRRGVSVDTIFEVSEVDRYFLYKIKKIIDVESKIKSQRVDAKLLLKAKKMGLSDYQIALLKGSAEQDIYKKRIASQMLPVYKMVDTCAGEFESYTPYYYSTYEQFNDVSPSHKEKIVILGSGPIQVGQGIEFDYATVHAIQAVKDNGFESIIINNNPETVSTDFSISDKLYFEPLTVEDVMNIIDFEQPMGVLVQFGGQLAINLAKQLKDRGVNVLGTSVESIEIGENRGELVCALEELSILHPNGETVLTIHRAREVVSDLGYPLIVRPSYVIGGSDMEIITHHGELESYLSRYDFAKGNPLHIDQYIEGIELELDAICDGEKAVIPAVLEHIERSGVHSGDSMAIYPPRKLGKKVLDELTELTNKLTQFLKIKGLVNIQAVYSNQQIYLIEINLRSSRTLPFISKISDLNMAALATNCQLGYSLSSDDRSKNERPRDDVFYVKAPVFSFSKMTAIDPILTPEMKSTGEVIGYDKQFDLAVLKSFQAAGLSFGIGEEQALILVDFINGHLEQVLERLSCHTSEFLFVEGEKKGTGHLNQNIKTISLSEDTLSELMRKMKQKSIGIVIDLRRGKSKWEKELRKNAVQHNIPLFTNVDTLSLFVASLGTKEKMQDQKLVVRPFYEKENVPLR from the coding sequence ATGTACGGTAACCCAAAAAAGATACTGGTGATTGGATCAGGTCCAATTGTAATAGGTCAGGCTGCAGAGTTTGATTACTCTGGAACTCAAGCATGCCAAGCATTGAAGGAAGAAGGGTATCACGTCCTTCTAGTTAACTCCAATCCTGCCACCATCATGACAGACAAGACTACCGCCGATGAGATCTATATGGAACCCTTAACAGTAGAGTATGTAAAGACTATTATTATAAAAGAAAAGCCTCAAGCACTATTGGCCACCCTAGGAGGACAAACGGCACTGAATATCGCTTATGAACTTGATCAGGAGAACTTTCTGCAAGATCACCAGGTCACTCTTTTAGGTGTAACAGCGGAGACAATTCGGAAAGGGGAAGACAGATTACTATTTAAAGAGTTGATGCTAGATATTCATGAGCCCGTTCCTGAAAGTCGAATCGTCACGTCCATCAAAGAAGCCAAGGAAGTGGCAAGTGAATTTGATTTTCCGCTCATCGTGAGACCGGCTTACACATTAGGGGGAACGGGTGGAGGGATATGTCATAACCTCGAAGAGCTGGAGTCGGTTACTGGCAACGGTCTTTCTTTATCTCCAATTGGTCAATGTTTAGTTGAAAGAAGCATTAAAGGGTTCAAAGAAGTTGAAATGGAAGTGATGCGGGATAGCTATGGGCAAGCGGTCATTGTATGCCACATGGAAAACCTGGATCCTGTCGGTGTTCATACCGGTGATTCCATCGTCGTATCACCCTGTCAGACATTGAGCGACAAGGACTATCAGATGCTCCGTACTTCCGCCCTTAAAATCATCAGCCATCTATCCATCGTTGGAGGATGTAATATTCAATTCGCACTCCATCCGAATACCAAACAATATTACATTATTGAAGTAAATCCAAGGGTTAGCCGTTCATCCGCATTGGCCTCTAAGGCAACAGGCTACCCGATTGCCAAGATTGCTGCCAAACTGGCAGTAGGAAAAGGTCTGCATGAAATCCAAAACCCCATTACTAAAACTACATATGCTTGCTATGAGCCTGTATTGGATTATGCCGTTGTGAAAATTCCGGTCTTTCCTTCAGAAAAATTCGGACTGGAGCCTGATCAGCTTGGAACACAAATGAAGGCAACTGGAGAAGTGATGGCCATCGGGCGAACGTTCGAAGAAGCCTTGATGAAAGGAATTCGGTCAGTCAGTCGGAAATATGAGCAATATTGGTTGGGACAAGTTGATTGGGAGGAAGGGAATCTCACTAGACTGAGCTCTCCTGATCATCATCGCATCTTTTTGATTGCAGAAGCGTTTAGAAGAGGCGTGTCGGTTGATACCATCTTTGAAGTATCAGAAGTGGATCGGTATTTTTTGTATAAGATCAAGAAAATCATAGATGTAGAGAGTAAGATTAAAAGTCAACGTGTAGACGCTAAACTTTTACTTAAGGCGAAGAAAATGGGATTATCCGATTATCAGATTGCTTTACTCAAAGGCAGTGCAGAGCAAGATATCTATAAAAAAAGAATAGCGTCACAAATGCTTCCAGTATATAAAATGGTCGACACGTGTGCAGGAGAATTCGAATCTTATACGCCATATTACTACAGTACCTATGAGCAGTTCAACGATGTCTCTCCATCTCATAAAGAAAAAATAGTCATCTTAGGATCTGGCCCCATTCAAGTAGGACAGGGAATAGAATTCGATTATGCGACTGTCCATGCGATCCAAGCGGTTAAGGATAACGGATTTGAATCAATTATTATCAACAATAATCCAGAAACGGTTTCCACCGATTTCAGTATTTCAGATAAACTTTATTTTGAACCCCTGACGGTAGAGGATGTCATGAATATCATTGATTTTGAACAACCTATGGGCGTTCTCGTACAATTCGGTGGTCAGTTGGCCATTAATCTTGCCAAGCAGTTGAAGGATAGGGGTGTAAACGTTCTTGGGACTTCGGTTGAATCCATCGAGATAGGTGAGAACCGTGGTGAACTTGTTTGTGCATTAGAGGAGTTGAGTATCCTTCATCCTAATGGTGAAACAGTGTTGACTATCCATCGTGCCCGTGAAGTAGTATCTGATCTAGGTTATCCGCTCATCGTGCGTCCTTCTTACGTGATTGGTGGCAGTGATATGGAGATCATCACACATCATGGAGAGTTAGAGTCGTACCTATCACGATATGACTTTGCGAAGGGGAACCCGCTCCATATCGATCAGTACATCGAAGGGATTGAACTGGAATTAGATGCGATTTGTGATGGTGAGAAAGCAGTCATACCAGCAGTTTTGGAGCATATTGAACGATCCGGGGTTCACTCCGGTGATTCGATGGCAATCTATCCACCTCGAAAGCTCGGAAAGAAAGTCCTTGATGAACTAACCGAGTTGACAAACAAGCTCACGCAATTTTTGAAGATCAAAGGATTAGTTAATATTCAAGCGGTGTATTCCAATCAACAAATCTACTTGATCGAGATAAATCTACGCTCAAGTAGAACATTGCCATTTATAAGTAAGATCTCAGATCTTAACATGGCTGCCCTCGCTACCAATTGTCAGTTGGGATACTCGCTTTCATCAGATGATAGGTCGAAGAATGAAAGACCAAGAGATGATGTATTCTATGTGAAGGCGCCGGTCTTCTCTTTCTCCAAAATGACCGCTATTGATCCCATTCTTACACCCGAAATGAAGTCTACTGGAGAAGTAATTGGATATGACAAACAATTTGACCTAGCGGTATTAAAGTCTTTTCAAGCAGCTGGGCTGAGCTTTGGAATTGGAGAAGAACAGGCTTTAATTCTAGTAGATTTCATCAATGGCCATCTTGAACAGGTTCTTGAAAGATTGTCTTGCCACACCTCAGAGTTCCTATTTGTGGAGGGTGAGAAAAAAGGTACGGGTCATTTAAATCAAAACATAAAAACAATCAGTTTATCTGAAGATACCTTATCTGAATTAATGAGGAAAATGAAACAAAAATCGATTGGGATCGTTATCGATTTGCGAAGAGGTAAGAGTAAGTGGGAGAAGGAGCTGAGAAAGAATGCTGTTCAACACAATATTCCACTATTTACAAATGTAGATACCCTTTCCTTATTTGTTGCGTCTTTAGGAACAAAAGAGAAAATGCAGGATCAAAAGCTTGTCGTACGCCCTTTTTATGAGAAGGAGAATGTACCATTGAGGTAG